The following nucleotide sequence is from Acyrthosiphon pisum isolate AL4f chromosome A2, pea_aphid_22Mar2018_4r6ur, whole genome shotgun sequence.
CACAGGATATCCACTCGAACGGCGGCTGTAGATATCGTTCGCAGTTGCGACAAAATTGCAATATTCCTTGTTTCGGTATGTCTTGAGTGATATCCACATGTATACGAAGGCAAGAAACACACATGTTGGCCGGATTTGGCTCCATAGGCACACCGCACTGGCAACATAATCTATAAGAACACAGTAGCAATGTATATGTTAAATACGGGTGTACCGTTAGTTTCGCGAAACGAGGATAACCGCGATACTTACATTTTGAGCACCGTCGCCGGCACGGAAGTCGGAGCGTAGTCCATTTTCGAGAGGTCCATTATCCAATATTTCGATTAACTCCAAATTAACTCGGTTCGACGCGACTCTGCGAGCGTGCGAAACAGACGATCAAGTGAGAGCGTGTCTGGCGAACGCCATTAAAATCAACATTTACGTTCTACGCAATTGATAACGGGGCCATCGATAACACACAGCGATGATAACACAAACGTGCAGTGCGCACGTCGATACGGAGGGACTGGCCGTCGTCGGTTCCGTTGGCAGCGCTCGTTTGTGCCCACGTACGACAATATTTCACGTACCTACTTTGTTTGCGCCGAATAACCCGCGCCATACCGCATACCCGGTCCGCAGTGCAGATAGCGGCGGATCGTCCGATATCGACCGCCGCATCGACCGTCGTGCATCGCCGGCGCTCGCAATTTGCCGTCGGCAGTTGGCTGTTGCGTCCGGCGTCCGTTACCGTCTCTACCGGTTACCGCGTACCGGCAACCGGCGTCTAGCGACCGGCGGCTTTGGCGGCAGTTTACTGATTCGACGGCGGTTTGCGATTTTCCGGCGGCGCGTCATTTGCCAAGGGATCGTCGGCGGCGTTGTCGCGTCCGTCTCCGAGTGATTtcgcatttttgtttttctccgTTTGCGTGTGCCGCGCTGAGGTGagtaacgataaaatattatgtaaaattttataCCGTTTGTCGATATGACGTCCTTTTTATGATTGATTAAACTCGCTGATTACACCCGCAGAGACGTGTCAATAACACGTACTCTAAACCCACCGTCCAACGTGTTTTATGTACCCGCTAAAATTCTTCTCggcgtgtttattttttttgtcgtttGCGACCGACGATGCCGTCCCACGTCGGTTTTCGACGATACCCAATCTCCGTCCCACGCCCTAGtatgaattttgtttttcaatcgtCGGTCGGTACCCGTTTTGGAAACTCGCGATTtgcttcatattattatcaagtcgATCGCAGGTaggtgtgtacctatatgtagtgTTGTATTCAAGTCAGTGGCGATGTGACACATCTTATGGTTACCAGGCGGGAAATCTATCGCAGTACTAATCATCATTTTATTCAGAGTCATTTTTGTCTTGTTGTTGAATGTCCGCCtcgtaattttacattttcccACTAATCCGGCAATCGAACAAATTTCGAGACGTCAACACACGGCGAGTCATTCCTATTCGTCGTCTCTTGTGCGGTGGGTGCACGGTGGTGGAGAAAATGTGTGGCGTAACGTTTGGTTGGGATCTCTTGCTTATCGATGACTCATATTTGTTGTCTGCCAGCTCTACCTGTTGAATGTTGTCGCAACTGAATCTCGTGAGCTTGGCATTTTCGTGACTCGTCcacaactaatatatttatcaatcatTAGTATAGTTTATACCCTCGGGAGATGGTCGCGTTTATAGTCATCTTGGTTTTTCCACGCTTCACCACTGCTCGGAGAGAACAGACTTGATCCCAATTGCTCATCCTCACACTACAACATTCGTTCTATGATCTGTGtctacattttgtaaatttgtatgaaaattatggtttatcaaataaaattagtgatattttctaatattttgttacatatattattttatattatgatatataacacTTATTAGTATACTTTATTTGTAGTTGATGTGTCttgccataattattattgtatttgatgTAATTtggcacaataataattaattattaacgtcCTTAATGTAATCTTACATAAATTCTCTACTACCTATGTGCTACTAActaattatacaacaatatactTTCCTGATCAAGATGTAATTGGCCAATTAttcctataattaatattataatatctaggagttttatactctattccaaataagtcTGGAAACACTGTGCAGTCTTTGAACGGTAGAGCCGCTGTAATTGGCTGCAGTAGTCAGCTACGCCGACTGCAGTCAATGAGATTGCTCATGCGCAAACTGCAACGTGTTTCCGTCAGGATGTTTTTCCAGACTTATTTGAAATAGATTATAACATTGACTATATTTACAGAAGccatttataagaatatttggttatctgtaatattttttcttgtaaaaCTATAAACATGTATTAACATATTGAGTGCCTCGCCGTATTGACAATGTCCGTGTAGTCAAAACTAGACCTGTCTCAACTTAATCTGACCTCCCTCCTCCCTAACTTGAAACGAATAGGTactcaatatcaaaaaaattatattttaattttggttggtACTTTGCGTACCTCGTTGCGTACTATAGTATTTGATTGAAAtgtgttcattaatatttacgaaaatgtataatttttgtataacaatgaatgaaaattaatttctctCTAGTGAATAATCTGAacctagtatattaataatgtagcTCTTATGAGAACGTTACATCGACATtagttgtctccgtcttacaagtgcataacataccaaattttgtGCTCTGCAGATCACGTTTATCTAACTctgctattttaaaaattaaagcaaatttacctcttattaaatttaaatataagattgttATCTATGGCATATCATAggctttttgttattttttaattttaaagcgatatctaagtattttaaaattgtaaattgtttgtatttcttaaaatactcataactcactttaaaattgaaatataacaaaaagcttaacagatgccctagataataatcctttgtttaaatgttatttaggTAAATTCaacctaatttttaaactaacagagttAAACATGATCTGTGTAAAATGtgatatgttacgcacttgtaagatggaaACAATAAATGTCTATGGAACGTCCTCTTATCAATCGTATATTACTTGTATCAACCTTGTAGTACTTAATAGCATACTTATcatttagaaatgtatttttattttcagatacGATGGCagtttgttttgtttgtaattcaaaattgtatggggAACGAACACGAGTATGTTCAAGCATTACACCACACAGTAATGCACCATACCCAGAAAAGATTAGTGAACTCTTGGGAGaagaatttgttattattgttacgcCTGCGGATCACATGTGCAAGCGATGCACATCTCTTCTTATTCATATTGACAAGCTGGAAAATGATCTGAAACTTGTTAAAAATGCAATGTTATCatacattcaaaaaaaatatggattGTTGCCTGCTGATCAGCCTGTTACTTCTATtgaagtatacatttattttgtgtttatatctatatataatatttaactattttttttttttatcttgtctAGGTTGTCAATGGGAATTTAAGGACCGATGACTTAGAAATAGGTCAGAGAAGAGTTCCTAGTGGTTTGACAGTTAGAGATCCTTCTACTAGTGCTGGTGGAAGTAATGCTCCTTCAAGAACAAGACAGGACgcttctaaaattaaaatatacaaatgcgGTTTTTGTCCATTCCAATCCAAAGACCTTGGTCACGTTCGGTattttcatgaataatatttttccaatacacacccttaatttatttatatttcagtttcCATATGCGTTCTCATATGAAAAAGAAAGATAATGAAAAATCAAACCAAACCGTGACAAAAACAGTAACtcaggtaataaaatatatgaaattttattatacaattaagtgaataaaacatttttagattaactaatatttatatacattacatttacaaatgcagttaaataatatattgtgcagaatatagaaatattaattttgattttgttgtattttataaagtaattgtaaatttaaatcatattgatTATGTCACAAACTTTAACAGGAGCTCAAAAATCatactattgtattttgttaGAGCTACCGGGCAATTTTAACCCGTTGTAGGTGATGCTATGAGCATTTCGCTCACATAACTGTTATTTTGGGAACCATTGGCttcaaattatagttatatcgatatttttagtatGCTCATACAAGTTACTAATGGAAATAAATACGTGGAAAATATCTCATCTATATTTAAACTGTCCGTCTTTTTCTAACAAATGTCAACAGTTACCAGTATTTGCTCCCCGGGGATCGGCAGACggttattttagccaaaacatacCAGTATTTCTTCCGTCATACTGATCGACCTAGTAATTCGATAACAGTTTTTAACACTGATTTGGATTCGTTGTAATATCTGCTTATAGATTAGTCAGTCCACTTTTCCTAATTTCGTCCTTccaacaataattaaatgtggGCGAAACACTAACACGTCATTAATGATGTGAAAACATTAGCGTCAACAACGACGGGTTAATAACCACTGTATTTCATAATGAgacagtttatatattattatttatgttggaTTTTGTAATATGTACTAACATTTTGTTGAACGAACTACTGGTTACCTGTATTTTCCTTTTAATGCAGTCAACGGCCGCGCATTCTCTAGAACTTAgagttatttatttcatatcatGAGTCATGCAAATAGATAGAATAAACAACCTGTAATGTTTTGCTTAAACTCAATATATTGTTACTCTTTAAATTGGTTCAATAATTTTCATCACTGCTATAATTGTTGCAAATCAATCACTATTCACATTCTTGAACTAGTCccttaaaataagtattttttttatcttctatGAACTTAGGTGtacaacttataaatataaagaaacctaaaattattatacccttTTTCTATTTGTTATGGTCCTTAAATCTGTTTTGTTTGAATATTCTCAGCAACAACAGCCTCAGCAGCAACAACATCAAAACCAAACACATCAGCTGAAGTGTTTACCAAGCAAACAacagcaacaaaaaaaaaaattgtacagatGTCAAGTATGTTCTGCATCTTTTGATAGCAGATCGGATTGCCTGGATCATATTCAAAAGGATCACAACCAGCAACCAACATCCACAACACAggttaaattactaataatttccAAAATTCACTTATGacttcttaaattattatttttaggaacaGGAAAATTTACAACAGGAAACCAATGTTACTTTGGAAGAAACCGCGTCAGTATTCCAAccacacaatatactaaatTCTATAGAGAATCAACAGGACGTGATCAAGACTGAGGATGATAGTCATTTAGCTGACGACAAACATGCTATGGAAACAGACCTTGACATGATGCTAAAAGACAATATCCCAGATGAAAACTCTGAAGTTCCTATACAAGAAACACagaatatttctgaaaatatgtCCGAACAAACAGAACTTATGCAACCTAACCAAGAAATCCCCGTTGCAAACGCAGATATAAGTGACATGGCGATTGGAGGGGGTGAGGCTGGAACAGACCATTTAGACATTGAATCGATGTTGGCTGCCATTCACAATGATGTCGTCTCTCCCCCAAATGATGGTGGAAATGCACAAGATGGCGGAAATGcacaaaattttttatgagaattttaaaaactCTGTAatgttttatctttaaaattattagactaTCATCActtgataataaatttaattgatatttttttttatacttgacaatatttattaaattttaaaaaactagtacaaataatttaagtaacaattttttttttatattatgaattgttttgaaataaaacattattcttgAAAACAGTGTACATAATTATTTGGACTAAAATGTTTCTAATTCAagtaggtatgtttattttagatgtataaagttatttttttaggagCTCTTCCAACTTGCCATTTTGGGACATCTTTCTTACGTCAGAACCTCCACCAATAAATACGCCATTCACAAACACCCGTGgcacctaaaataataataaatatagagaatctatttaataaattacctaattagtatCAATAAATTTACCGAACGAGCGCCAGTTATTCCTTCTAAAGCATCTTGAATATCATCCATGTCTTCTCTCTTATCTAAATCGATGGATTTGTAAGTGGCTTTCAGCTTGTCAAAACACtagcacatttttaaaattgaaacaaattgttattaatccTTACGTTGTAtagataagtatttaaattcttACTTCTTTAGCCATCTGACAGTAGCCACAGTCTGATTTTGAGAATATAACAATAGGATCGTGCGCAATGGCGTCTTTAACAAACTGTGTAGCAGCCATCACTTGAGTTGGAGAGGGTATTCTTCTGCTGGAAAGTGAACCCATTAGTTAGTTATATATTGAATCGTTTTATGTGTTTTCACAAAAGTGGAGTGGAAAATGCAATCAGTATGTTTGAAAGTAATTTGTCTGTCAACACATCAACTAGTTAACATAACTACCATAGAACCTTGTatagaacaaattaaaattgaccTAGTTAGCTCTAATTTAAGACTCACATTTTCAAGTGCATAAGTtatgactaaaatatttttaaatgttaaatatggaCTAAATAAgtagttaagaggacgtcgcacccacatgtgttgtatccgtcttacacacgtacgacttAGCAAATTTGAGTtatcagtatgtaaaatattaacatttgaaaatgctcataactcatttaaaaattaaaatatcataaaaaaccgAAGAGAGAACAAAGTTAACATTGTTACCTAagagtttgataataggtcaattcactctaatatcaaaactgacggcaccctattgaaactagcgaacgaaaatgttCTATGTCATACgtgtataagacggagacaacacatgcgggtgcgacgtcctcttaatggcTTATAatcaagttttattttaataatatgattaaagaATAACATAAGTAAAATAGTCAAAACAAAACTCGTATGGCATTTGCCATGCTCATTACTCAAAAATAAGGCATTCAAATTGgacatgtaaaatatattctttacataaattatattgatatcgaAGCATGCCCCTGCCCTAAAAACAATTTCCGCGACtgccaataataatagtaaaataactaatatattaaataaattgttttgattagcATAGGTTAAAGAAATAACAGTGCAcacaaatttatgtttatataaataagtaaatttagtCAAAATACAACTACCTAAATAATTGCAAGAACATTTCTTTGATGCTTAGTACAAATTACTTAtggattgaaaaaaatgtattttattatgactaCTCTAATTGTATGGTAAGATAAGTTGTGTAGTTATCCCATAAATTCTGTAGTAGTACATTAGAGTAGTTGAACTAGGTATTGTTTAGTACAACTTATTATCTCAtgtctaattataaatataaatttttgaaagAATAAAAACAATCCAATCACCAAAGTCAAGTTACGATTTTATAACCACTTTACAGTAAACATCAGGGCGTGTAgaacattttttgtgtgtgaggcccaatgcatttttatttttactacttccaccatcaccaccatcacctctagttttataaataaaaactgtacaaTTTACAAGTCCCATATCTTCCCAACGGTTTGTTGACATTTAATTCTCTATTATGACTAGTCAATCTCAAATTATGCTCATGGCCTCACATCGGTGCACCCCACAACCCACCCATTTATGTTGAGGCACAGGCCTCAAAGAATTATCTTTACCACGCCACCGGTATTTCGAcatgttttcaattaattatttaatattacttgaaatattttaatatttgtacagagttataacactatatttttgtatttagttaatctagtctgtttattttattgaaattaatttcaagtGAGTATtggtacttaaaattaatttattacataaaaaaatgctGATCATGCATTCTCAACTACCTataaagcttataaattaattgcaaaaaaattgtatttataatttaggtcATAtctaactaggtacctacctagtatataCAATCCTCAGATTTATTTTACAAGAGACGGTTGAGGACGTTCAACTTAACTGTACATGacaaatatactaaaaaaatcattaaattatactttcaGAGAAACAAAAACACTCATGTAGGTAtcaaaaatgttcacaaaagcCAATCAGAAACTACCCaacattaaagttattaaatacacattttaagtCGCTGGCTATACACACACAGAACATGACATATTATCTAGTGCAACTCGGaggttaatgatattttaattacaaagaaAACtatcagtattttaaaatgaaaatataaaaaataccatttgAAATGCCTTTTGTTGATATTCTTACctctaaatttgaaaaaataaaaaaaaaacaaaaatttgtcaaaacatttatacaatacgTCAACAGAACGTTACCAAGCACAAGGGGCGGATGTGTTCTCGTTACTATTCTCTGTCACTCGTTCGACGCACACTCTAAACCGACAACTCATTTTTAGCCCACCGcagttgtacctacttataaattgtttttaaccgCGAcgaatgacaatattatacaaatttgtacctattttaaacgATATTGTTGTGATTTCCATTTTAAACGACGATGGTCTGCTGATCGAATAGCTTGAAATGAGACGAAATGAgactttttttctataactcaAAACTGTCAcgtccaccccccccccccttcgaACGATCGGAATTCCGGTGAACGGTATAGGTacgataacaatttttaagatCTAACGATTACAAACtgcttaatataattaataatgttacataaaactaataatactataggCGCCtgcatacaaattaataatgtactCACTTGCGAATTAGTAGAAACGGAGTGATTTTCTGACTCGGAAATCACTGCGGCGCTCGACGTCCAGAAAACTAATGAACGCCAACgacgaacaatattataattacgtaattattattatgagaattattattattattattaaaaaccttataacaataattataccattTACAACGAATAATGATGATAACGTGCGATAGAAAGTGTACGACGGAAATTTAATGATTCCCCCTTACCCCGTCAGCCGTAAACGCGTCCAGTTCGCAGTTTTTATTGGTCGACGAGTCGCGGCGAGGCGAACACTGATATCAcgaattgtataaaattatttattattaatattgtaataatatatagttcttataatttaataaacatattatgatcgGACTGCggataacacatattataatattattgtgcacaGGATCCGACGATATTTCAATATCAATTTGTTTCCGTCGTACCAGCCGATGACTACTGTCTTGTTTCATCGCgacgataaaatattaacctATAAACGAATTATTGcgaattattatgaaacagtcataaaatgttgaaatattcgTGCGGATTACGATACTTTGTTATTcccgcataatatattatacaccaacgGGGTTGGGCAAGATACTCAAAAACGAGTACCTATCGAGATACCATGGATACAAGATGCTTTGGACTTGGGAGTATCGCGATACCAGTTACTcgatacattttcataaaatttgtcgctggatttttaaaaatcatgtcTATTATTGTGAGAATGGCCACTACATTAAGTAATTAggatgacaaataaaataataaaaattgaccgttattcagtaataataataatacgatagtaataaaacaaatcaattacGACATTACGTAATCTTGTTATCGTCAACAAATGTACCAAAAATATCCGCAATAcgattacataaaaattatccTATAAACGAATTATTaggaattattatgaataatattaaaatatgcatgtggacaacaatattttgttattcggcattcccacataatatattgtaaaccaATTACCTGCGAGACGACGTGTCTACACTTGTTTTTTcgaaaagttttaacttttttgaaaatatcccatttatatgattttatatgatTTCAAAACAACacaccaatataaaaaaaaaatattttttaaaaaaattttaagtttttgcgATTTTGAATGACACcgcacgttttttttatttcacattcctaagcagaatattattaggaa
It contains:
- the LOC100167708 gene encoding uncharacterized protein LOC100167708, which codes for MAVCFVCNSKLYGERTRVCSSITPHSNAPYPEKISELLGEEFVIIVTPADHMCKRCTSLLIHIDKLENDLKLVKNAMLSYIQKKYGLLPADQPVTSIEVVNGNLRTDDLEIGQRRVPSGLTVRDPSTSAGGSNAPSRTRQDASKIKIYKCGFCPFQSKDLGHVRFHMRSHMKKKDNEKSNQTVTKTVTQQQQPQQQQHQNQTHQLKCLPSKQQQQKKKLYRCQVCSASFDSRSDCLDHIQKDHNQQPTSTTQEQENLQQETNVTLEETASVFQPHNILNSIENQQDVIKTEDDSHLADDKHAMETDLDMMLKDNIPDENSEVPIQETQNISENMSEQTELMQPNQEIPVANADISDMAIGGGEAGTDHLDIESMLAAIHNDVVSPPNDGGNAQDGGNAQNFL
- the LOC100158804 gene encoding glutaredoxin-like isoform X2 — encoded protein: MAATQFVKDAIAHDPIVIFSKSDCGYCQMAKECFDKLKATYKSIDLDKREDMDDIQDALEGITGARSVPRVFVNGVFIGGGSDVRKMSQNGKLEELLKK
- the LOC100158804 gene encoding glutaredoxin-like, which encodes MGSLSSRRIPSPTQVMAATQFVKDAIAHDPIVIFSKSDCGYCQMAKECFDKLKATYKSIDLDKREDMDDIQDALEGITGARSVPRVFVNGVFIGGGSDVRKMSQNGKLEELLKK